A genome region from Portunus trituberculatus isolate SZX2019 chromosome 40, ASM1759143v1, whole genome shotgun sequence includes the following:
- the LOC123515955 gene encoding putative uncharacterized protein DDB_G0271606, with protein MDHPQRDVSREQQHNHQLEGILSIPNTDGTEARLSTGEEHQHPSYLQQEETQLKQAQVEQDLPAQKNELMETQQSEEIQKQEDHRKITDQKQELSAHHHIKEQQIPTAGQAHQSLPSSEQHQKKTFTQNQSEEIQKQEDHRKITDQKQELSAHHHIKEQQIPTAGQAHQSLPSSEQHQKKTFTQNQKQPQKLQPSEKEQQQRQQEQQIKKLKKKLVGENQERINFLVQASQAMALTADSSDGVTGQWALAAQVGSLAGAVGRRCVLRLAPALKRCLCKGCGTALVYGLNARVRHRSRRQKHLVVTCLTCHTIKRFINDPKHKLWFEQEEALA; from the coding sequence ATGGATCATCCCCAGAGAGATGTGTCCAGGGAGCAGCAACATAATCACCAGCTGGAAGGGATTCTATCCATCCCCAACACAGATGGAACTGAGGCAAGACTGAGCACAGGAGAAGAGCATCAGCATCCTTCATATTTACAGCAAGAGGAAACACAGCTGAAACAAGCACAAGTTGAACAGGATTTGCCAGCACAGAAAAATGAATTGATGGAAACACAACAAAGTGAAGAGATACAAAAGCAAGAAGACCACAGAAAAATTACAGATCAAAAGCAAGAGCTGTCAGCACACCACCACATTAAAGAGCAGCAGATTCCCACTGCAGGCCAGGCCCATCAATCGCTCCCATCCTCAGAGCAACATCAAAAGAAAACATTCACTCAGAACCAAAGTGAAGAGATACAAAAGCAAGAAGACCACAGAAAAATTACAGATCAAAAGCAAGAGCTGTCAGCACACCACCACATTAAAGAGCAACAGATTCCCACTGCAGGCCAGGCCCATCAATCGCTCCCATCCTCAGAGCAACATCAAAAGAAAACATTCACTCAGAACCAGAAGCAACCCCAGAAGCTCCAACCATCAGAAAAAGAACAGCAGCAACgtcagcaggagcagcagatcAAGAAGCTTAAGAAAAAGCTGGTTGGGGAGAACCAGGAGCGCATCAATTTCCTGGTCCAGGCATCCCAAGCTATGGCCCTCACAGCTGACTCATCAGATGGAGTCACAGGTCAATGGGCACTGGCAGCTCAAGTAGGCAGCCTGGCCGGTGCTGTGGGGCGTCGCTGTGTGCTGCGCCTTGCTCCAGCTCTGAAGCGCTGCCTGTGCAAAGGCTGTGGCACGGCCCTGGTGTATGGTCTCAACGCTCGAGTTAGACACCGGTCCCGGCGCCAGAAGCATCTAGTGGTGACCTGCCTTACGTGTCACACCATCAAGCGCTTCATCAATGACCCCAAGCACAAGCTGTGGTTTGAGCAGGAGGAGGCATTGGCGTGA